The following coding sequences are from one Halictus rubicundus isolate RS-2024b chromosome 11, iyHalRubi1_principal, whole genome shotgun sequence window:
- the LOC143358540 gene encoding gamma-aminobutyric acid receptor subunit alpha-1, protein MSFASAGIRFEVLQFLRQLSVVAAQFAPRDKIADMFTLVFLVLLATHKDSNYALDISSPSPKGSSKSATSRGTMNDIVSKNITMVLENLLMNYENNQLPTHGKGIPTVVKTNILIRSMGPVSELDMDYSMDCYFRQSWRDSRLSFLGPIKSLSLSIKMLERIWRPDTYIYNGKHSYVHTITVPNKLLRISQDGDILYSMRLTIKAKCPMELRNFPMDRQSCPLILGSYAYTSGQLVYEWQEGSSVNFVPGMALSQFDLMGSPYRNLTYFRREGEFSVLQVSFNLQRNTGYFLIQVYVPCVLIVVLSWVSFWIHREATSDRVGLGITTVLTLSTISLDSRTDLPKVRYATALDWFLLMSFGYCIATLLEFAGVHYFTKVGSGEIPLDEDELEEDSETYDGFCNIVPCSPQAVNPATIIDVPRRSSSLICDVYDVNESMAYGRGSMTVSVTSRPSTMERQTQTEVWIPKWRQFLYCLVGDEAYRRRRQREAAGNCKKKGENIARHINSVSYIDEVARVVFPASFGLLNVCYWVIYVTYQEEFKWQDPPIGSISHK, encoded by the exons ATGTCGTTCGCAAGTGCCGGTATTCGGTTCGAGGTTCTTCAATTTTTGCGGCAATTATCCGTGGTAGCCGCACAATTTGCTCCCCGGGACAAAATAGCTGACATGTTCAC ACTAGTGTTTTTAGTGCTACTGGCGACACATAAGGATAGCAATTATGCTCTTGACATTTCCTCTCCCTCACCGAAGGGTTCCTCGAAGTCAGCGACGAGCAGGGGGACAATGAACGACATTGTCTCCAAAAATATTACTATGGTGCTCGAGAACCTCTTGATGAATTATGAAAACAATCAGCTGCCCACCCATGGCAAGG GGATACCGACAGTAGTGAAAACGAATATTCTGATAAGAAGCATGGGACCTGTGTCCGAGCTCGACATG GACTATTCGATGGACTGTTATTTTCGACAATCATGGCGAGACTCTCGCCTAAGTTTCCTAGGCCCAATAAAGTCTCTGAGCCTCAGCATCAAAATGCTCGAACGCATATGGCGCCCAGACACGTATATTTACAATGGAAAACATAGTTATGTACACACCATCACGGTTCCCAATAAATTATTAAGAATATCACAGGACGGCGATATCCTTTACTCCATGAg GCTTACTATAAAAGCAAAATGCCCCATGGAATTAAGGAACTTCCCCATGGACCGCCAATCCTGTCCATTAATTCTTGGAAGCT ATGCATACACATCAGGTCAATTAGTCTACGAATGGCAAGAAGGTTCTTCTGTGAACTTCGTTCCAGGAATGGCTCTTTCACAATTCGATTTAATGGGTTCACCGTACCGAAACCTAACTTATTTTCGTCGGGAGGGCGAGTTTTCGGTTCTCCAGGTCTCCTTCAATTTACAACGGAATACAGGTTATTTTCTTATTCAG GTGTACGTGCCCTGTGTCCTGATAGTGGTGCTCAGCTGGGTGTCGTTTTGGATCCATCGTGAAGCAACCAGTGATCGAGTTGGTCTAG gAATCACCACTGTATTAACATTGTCGACCATCAGTCTCGATTCTAGGACCGATCTACCAAAAGTCAGATACGCCACTGCCCTTGATTGGTTTTTGTTAATGAGTTTTGGCTACTGCATTGCCACTCTTTTGGAATTTGCTGGTGTACATTATTTCACGAAA GTCGGTAGTGGAGAAATTCCATTGGATGAGGACGAACTTGAAGAAGATAGTGAGACTTATGATGGATTTTGCAATATTGTGCCCTGCAGCCCTCAAGCAGTGAACCCTGCAACCATAATCGACGTACCTCGTCGCAGCAGCTCCTTAATATGCGATGTTTATGACGTTAAT GAGTCAATGGCCTATGGCAGAGGGTCGATGACAGTGTCCGTCACGTCAAGACCGTCGACGATGGAGCGTCAGACACAAACGGAAGTGTGGATACCAAAATGGCGGCAGTTTCTTTACTGTCTCGTTGGCGACGAGGCCTACAG GAGACGCAGACAAAGGGAGGCCGCGGGAAACTGTAAGAAAAAGGGTGAAAACATAGCGAGACACATAAATAGTGTTTCCTACATCGATGAAGTAGCGCGGGTAGTATTCCCGGCGTCCTTTGGGCTATTGAACGTTTGCTATTGGGTGATCTATGTTACGTATCAAGAGGAATTTAAGTGGCAAGATCCGCCGATCGGATCGATCTCTCATAAGTAA
- the Lcch3 gene encoding ligand-gated chloride channel homolog 3, translated as MMNWSRLQQVVLLLQTIYLVTWASYDNTGVSDRLENVTQTISRILDGYDIRLRPNFGGEPLLVGMDLTIASFDAISEVNMDYTITMYLNQYWKDERLAFSQEEEVLTLSGDFAEKIWVPDTFFANDKNSFLHDVTERNKLVRLSGDGSVTYGMRFTTTLACMMDLHYYPLDSQNCTVEIESYGYTVLDVVMYWKETPVRGVEEAELPQFTIIGYETNDRKERLATGIYQRLSLSFKLQRNIGYFVFQTYLPSILIVMLSWVSFWINHEATSARVALGITTVLTMTTISTGVRSSLPRISYVKAIDIYLVMCFVFVFAALLEYAAVNYTYWGARAKKKTKKKETDEKKVITSKAGSKTSSPFPGSTEADIIELQDLRMSPLPSIRNSGGSTPGTGREHDPVKFPPSFRISRVAAYNTHGKNIGLRYRGPHKGHHKPKVLHALRRGASVLRVSMPKIKDVNIIDKYSRIIFPVSFMLFNAIYWVFYFL; from the exons ATGATGAACTGGTCGAGGCTGCAGCAGGTCGTCTTACTGCTGCAGACGATCTACCTGGTTACCTG gGCCAGTTACGACAACACAGGGGTGTCTGACAGGTTGGAAAACGTGACGCAGACTATATCGCGGATTCTCGATGGCTATGACATTCGATTGAGACCAAATTTCGGTG ggGAACCCCTGCTGGTGGGCATGGATCTTACTATAGCCAGTTTCGACGCCATCTCAGAAGTTAACATg GACTATACCATAACAATGTACCTAAATCAATATTGGAAGGACGAACGACTAGCATTTTCACAGGAGGAAGAGGTCCTCACCCTCAGTGGAGATTTTGCAGAGAAAATTTGGGTTCCAGACACATTTTTCGCTAATGACAAAAACAG TTTCTTGCACGACGTGACCGAGCGTAATAAACTCGTCCGACTGTCCGGCGACGGATCTGTCACTTATGGCATGAGATTTACGACGACCCTGGCCTGCATGATGGATCTGCACTACTATCCGCTCGATTCGCAGAACTGCACCGTAGAGATCGAGAGCT ATGGATACACGGTTCTGGACGTAGTGATGTACTGGAAAGAGACTCCAGTGCGTGGGGTCGAGGAGGCAGAGCTGCCACAATTCACTATAATCGGGTACGAGACGAATGATCGTAAAGAGAGACTGGCCACCGGTATATATCAAAGACTTTCGTTGAGCTTCAAGCTTCAGAGGAACATCGGCTACTTCGTTTTCCAGACCTACTTGCCCAGTATCCTAATCGTGATGCTGAGCTGGGTGAGCTTCTGGATCAACCACGAGGCCACCAGTGCCAGAGTAGCCCTCG GCATAACGACGGTACTCACGATGACTACAATCTCGACAGGCGTGCGTAGCTCACTGCCACGTATCAGCTACGTAAAAGCAATCGACATTTATCTAGTAATGTGCTTCGTCTTCGTGTTCGCGGCTTTACTAGAATATGCGGCTGTGAATTACACGTATTGGGGCGCCAGAGCCAAAAAGAagacgaaaaagaaagagaccGACGAGAAGAAAGTCATCACTTCTAAAGCAG GAAGCAAAACAAGCTCTCCGTTCCCTGGATCCACCGAAGCGGACATAATCGAGCTTCAGGATCTCCGAATGTCCCCTTTACCGAGCATAAGAAACAGTGGCGGTTCTACTCCCGGAACCGGAAGAGAACACGATCCGGTCAAGTTTCCTCCCAGCTTCCGCATTTCCAGAGTCGCGGCCTACAACACTCACGGAAAGAACATTGGCCTCAGATACAGGGGACCTCATAAGGGGCATCATAAGCCCAAG GTTTTGCACGCTTTGCGAAGAGGAGCGTCCGTGTTGCGAGTGTCGATGCCGAAAATCAAGGACGTCAACATCATCGACAAGTATTCGAGAATCATATTCCCGGTCAGCTTTATGCTGTTCAACGCGATCTACTGGGTGTTCTACTTTCTCTGA